The Phaseolus vulgaris cultivar G19833 chromosome 10, P. vulgaris v2.0, whole genome shotgun sequence DNA window ACATCATTGAACAAATTGATAATGGGACTCTCCACTCGAAACTCTATCTCTAATTACTACAAACACATGACTTTTGTGtctcaaattgaacctaaaTCCATTTATGATGCACTTAAAGATGAAAATTGGGTTGTTGCCATGCATGATGAGCTGAATCAATTTACTAGAAATGATGTGTGCTTTCTTGTTCCTAAAACTGATTGCATGGATGTCATTGGAACTAAGTGGGTGTTTAGAAATAAAGTGGATGAATATGGTGTAATAACTAGAAACAAAGctaggttggttgctaaaggttatTATCAAGAAGAAGGCATTGATTATGATGAAATATTTGCACCTGTGGCTAGATTAGAAGTTGTGAGATTATTGCTTGCATTTTCTTGTATGAGTGGGTTCAAACTTTTTTCGGATGGATGTGAAAAGTGCATTTCTCAATGGATTCATCAATGAAAAAGTCTatgttgttgaacaagatgctttgatgtctccaaatccaagagaaaagcttgaagaccttgttgttgggtgtgtctgtgttgtctagttgtttgaaatttgttaattcactccttaagatgatctaagttcatttgaatctttaaccttttgaaaagatgagttttctaaaatgctattaaaatttcaacaggttgttttttcgaaactacaggttgttttaccttagcagtttttgaaaaggttttgaaaaagcttgactttgctgtcaagtcaaatcaatcgattgtttcgacaaaacaaccgattgtttttctgaaaaccttaacaaaattctgttaagcgattttaatatgttttaaatgatcctaactaacttggctcctttattaaatgcttttgaccacttgattggtctatataaaggtggttttacgctcctaatcttgatGTAAGAGAAaaattttatcaaaacagtttttccaagatttgaaagagctttggatcattcttaagtgtgtggaataggattgggttctaattctgaactttaagctttgtaatacccaggtgtattctattcccttcttccttgattattgtatttatgtagttgtgttgccaaggagtgttgtgtgttcttgaggtgttcaagatcaacattcttggtgtggttcgccaaaggtagtgtgtttcttgaggggttcaaggtcactactttggtgtgtgatgtttgtaatctggttttgattgcatagtggattacccagtggtttctggggactggatgtagctcttggtgtaagagtgaaccagtataaatctgtttgtgtgattctctctttccctgatctcacatatatctattttaagttgtttttattaactgctgataaaaacaaccgattgtttcgacaaaacaaccggttgattttctggaaatcaactaaaacaactTTGTGCATTGCTTTCCTTGATTCCTTTCTCTATaattcttcattggctttcattataccttcaaagtttgcgaaaatctcttataaacaattcacccccctcttgtttaaggccatatattctaacatatgTCTCATAACCTCCCGGATTTGAAGATCACCAACATCTTACTCATGTGtaaaaaggctttgtatggactcaagcaagaaCTAAGACAGTGGTGtgagaggcttagcaatttTCTCTTATCTCATGGCTATGAAAGAGGCAAATTTGAtaagacttttttttattaaaaagtcaAAATCTGTCATCATCTTGATAcaaatttatgttgatgatatcatctttggagCTACTAATGATTGCCTATGTGAGGAATTTGTTGAAGCTATACAGGGGGGATTTTAAATGTTTATGATGGGGGAGTTATCCTTCCTCTTAAGGTTGCAGGTCAAGCAATTAAAGGATGATATATTCTTGAGTAAAAACTAAGTATTGCAAGAAAATTctcaagaagtttgaaatgGAAAACTACAAAGAAGCATCCACACCAATGTCAACTAGCTGTTACAAGGATGCTGATTTGGCTGGAACAGTTGTTGATCAAACCAAATTCAGAGGATTGATTGGTTTCTTTCTTTAGCAGGCTCGACATCATGTTTTCAATTTGCCTATGTGCTAGATTTTAATCAAATCCAAAAGAATCACACTTCAAGGCTGCCAAacgaattctgaaatatctcaaaggcaCAACCAGTGTTGGTTTATGGTATCCCTCTCACTCTCCTATAAATTTGGTTGGATACTCTGATTCTAATTTTGCAGGGTGCAAGcaagatagaaagagcacaagtgacATTTGTCATCTTCTTAGAGCAAGCCTCATATCCTGGCATAGCAAGAATCAAGCTTGTGTGGCTCTCTCAATTGCAGAAGTTGAGAATATAATTGTTGGCAGTTATTGTGCACAAATACTTTGGATCAAAGAGCAGCTAGAAGACTTTGGCTTGAAGGTTAACAATGTGCCCTTGCTTTGTGAaaacacaagtgcaatcaacctcattaaaaatcaaattcaacatTCAATGACTAAGCACAATGAGATTCGCCACCATTTTATAAGAGATCATTTTGTAGAGCATGGGaactttgatgtttcaaatccatgatgaagcttgaagttgtgttgcttttggtttgggtttagattagaaTGTTTAAAATCTATGTAAAGATCAATTTTTGACACTTGCACAAAGCTTGcctaaatttgttttaaaaaaagaaaagtgtttttctaagaaaagagaaaaacaaccggttgaattatcgaaataatcggttgtttgtcacctAGCTGGCTTAtaggttttaaaactgtttttgacttggttatgtaattgcctaaccaattcaaccggttaaatcgtctTTTCAACTAGTTGATTGTGACTTTCTCTaacatttttttgaaaaacttgttaTTCTATTTTGGGTGTGATCAAAACTGCTTTAGGTCATTAATGTTGCCTTGAACGGCTAGTTTTTaagtgctataaatatagcctttcttttaaaacaaaaaacaacaagTTTTTACACAGTTTGAAATCAAAGAGAGATTGAGATTAGTTTTTTAAAgaagttttcaaaatatttgcaagattgttgttaaGCTTTGCACTGGTACAAGATCTGATTATAGGACTTCCTGGTTTGTGTAATCTCATGTGTTTTCTATTtctttcatgattcttgtaattgtactttcataaacttgtaagtgtgtgtgaaatcctGCAAATTCAGAGAGTGTTCTGACTTAAGGTGTGCggtgttgcaaagagggtgagtgggtcttgtggttttcaaggtcacctctttgtggttgtgttTGGTGTAATATGTaagtgattactagtggaactcagaggttgttctgagaactggatgtagctcaaggttgagtgaaccagtatataATTTGTTGTGTAAATCTTTCTATCTCTAACTCCTTATAActatttgttttaattctgGTTTTgttgctgatataaacaaccggttaaaacgtgattttaaccgattaaaattctGAAAACATTTTTTGTATCATTGgttgattgctttccttaattacttatatgtgattgtttgataaaggttcattcttaatcaatctttgacaaacaattcacccctctccccccctcttgtttaagccatcaattcttacacATGTGAGCAATGGGGATTATGAAGTTCAGTTTATTGAAACTGAAAAAGAAACTTACAGATATCTTCACTAAGCCACTGCCTCGagaaaggtttttcttcttaagataTGAGTTGAGTATCCTTGATTCTTAAAATCTTTCTTAATCCATTCTCTTATtgtatttgtgaagacaaatagggggagaaaaTGTGGTTTTGTGTTGTAGTTTTGCTACTCTATGGTGCTATATTTTATCCTGTTGTTGTAGATATAGCTTTGATGGTTCTGCTACACATTTTTTTGCTGCCACACACATTGATTTTCTGCATATGCATGCGCAGATTTGTGTGTGTCTTCTCAACTTTGTGTTATCCTGTTGCTATATATGTTTTGTATGCTATACAATTTTGTTTTGCAGGATCTTTCAAGTTTAAAAATTACAACACCAGCAAACCAGaaatttgtcttcatcaaatagggggagattgttgaagaagatgctttgatgtctccaaatccaagtggaaagcttgaagaccttgttgttagGTGTTAGTGATgtttagttgtttgaaacttgttaattcactccttaagaggAATCCAAGTTCAATTGGATCTTTACCtttttgaaaagatgggttttctaaaagggtgtgatttttcaacctgttgaagTATCGATTCAATCTGTTGTTTGACACTGagtggtttttaaaatggtttggaAAAGCTTAGGTTTGTTTTGGCTTTGCTGTCAAAtagtttcaaccggttgttacgataaatcaactagttgttttcgtgaaaaccttaacaaaattttgttaaatggttttaatctgttttaaatgattccaacaacTTTTGGTTTTTAATTTAACTGCTTTGACCATTTTATTGGGGTATATAAAGGTTATTTTACGCCCCTATgcattaactaagaaagagagattaatcaaaaacagttttcaagatttcaaaagctttggatcatctcaagtgcgTGGAATAGGATTGAGTTTTGTACTTCTGAACCTTAAGCTTTGATTTACCCATATGTATTTTATTCCTTTCTTCCTTGAACATTGTAATTTTGTGTGTTCTTGTGTAAGAAAATTTCAGAAGGTGTTTCTGGAAACTGTGTTGTTTGCCAAAGAGTGATGTgttttcttgaagggttcaagatcatcactcatGGTGTGTTTAGTAATCTAGGGTGTTGATTACATaatgaattctcagtggttagttGAGGACTAGATGTATCTCTtggataagagtgaaccagtataaacatcttgtgtgattctctctacCCCTACACTCATAAATTGTTTTaacattgtttttaatttctgctggtataaacaaccgattgtttcgtgaaaGCAACtaattgattttctggaatcaaacttaaaatagttttttattggttgaacaatattttcaattgattgattcttcatagCTTTTCACTTTACCTTCaatctttgcaaaaatctttcaaaaacaattcatcTCCCCCCTGTTTAGGCCTTTAATTTTAACACATGTAACAAACATTAAATCAAATCATAAATACATATGGTTTATTTGATTGACGATAGGGTTAAGTTTCATTTGTCCATTCAGAATATAAGTACAAATCAAGGCTTCTAAAGTTACATGCATAGGAAATATTTTAAAGCTTAAACATGAAGAAACAAATAATGTTTTTTACGTTTGTACCAGGTGAATTC harbors:
- the LOC137813438 gene encoding uncharacterized mitochondrial protein AtMg00820-like — its product is MGLSTRNSISNYYKHMTFVSQIEPKSIYDALKDENWVVAMHDELNQFTRNDVCFLVPKTDCMDVIGTKWVFRNKVDEYGVITRNKARLVAKGYYQEEGIDYDEIFAPVARLEVVRLLLAFSCMSGFKLFSDGCEKCISQWIHQ